A genome region from Rubinisphaera margarita includes the following:
- a CDS encoding O-antigen ligase family protein — protein sequence MQEASRRPSDSPENGPSAGHSRWLSFGWCAINVLLWAQLFVPPEATVNGDLVLLHAPWLMGLAVVGWLLFKWRTQPIAFDGLDLCVLLLGLGPILSFGMLWATGGQLRTGVFVVLGWLATVVSVLLLRRFANSQSLQLTLCVLLVAGAAHSSLGIYQHYVFYDAAEAEVLPLIEEFQDVSAQLETGHASEFLTTRLKEKRALLERELSQLGVPLETHAQQMFLQRLRDSREPFGFFALANTLGGFLAVGLVLTSGLFLAVPKGPHATSRRIGIAVLWMLLAYCLLLTKSRTAWVGASVSLGGVFLFYVFRSANRKTLLKYGTTLTVVLAIFVAIAFGSGSLDKQVVSEAGKSLRYRLDFWRGSLAMLSESPLLGAGPGNFRQHYLAHKLPRSSEEILDPHNLWLDAAAGGGVIASGAVIALLILLLLRVLRGPASLERSGEVATPISGYAASVVLCSSVLLSSILSPPESARFLEETLFWTLVSGSLGLLLWAMMRETKLPTSVWRWAGLALLIHLHGAGGFSMPVIIQLLLVLTVGIEPIRQRTSFSGRRTGLVLLVTGGGLFLSSLYLAVLPRLSESAAIADLTRSRSPAETVRRSQEWAEADFWNPQPWQQIAAAKASPRDEAPSPQALKEALAATDEAIARDPLSYQLQSERADLWTRLYQIHEEAATLEKAIAARERAIEIYPANSELQFELASTLFDAGRNDAAAAVAKQSLDLDRINREYGHTDRYLTEDQLAILQKIVEKVPDSPTSSGD from the coding sequence ATGCAGGAGGCATCCCGGCGACCATCCGACTCTCCAGAGAACGGTCCTTCGGCTGGCCATTCCCGTTGGCTCTCATTCGGCTGGTGTGCGATCAATGTATTGCTATGGGCTCAGCTGTTTGTTCCTCCCGAGGCGACCGTGAATGGGGACCTCGTCCTGTTGCACGCGCCCTGGCTGATGGGGCTGGCCGTTGTTGGTTGGCTCCTCTTCAAATGGCGGACACAACCGATCGCCTTTGACGGACTCGATCTTTGCGTGCTGCTGCTTGGGCTCGGGCCGATCCTTTCTTTCGGAATGCTCTGGGCCACTGGCGGACAGCTTCGAACCGGCGTCTTTGTTGTTCTGGGGTGGCTGGCAACCGTCGTCAGCGTCCTGCTCTTGCGACGGTTCGCCAACTCGCAATCGCTGCAGTTGACTCTCTGCGTCCTGCTTGTTGCTGGAGCGGCTCATTCATCATTAGGGATCTATCAGCATTACGTTTTCTACGATGCAGCTGAGGCGGAAGTCCTCCCGCTGATCGAGGAGTTTCAGGACGTATCGGCACAGCTCGAGACCGGACACGCTTCAGAGTTCCTGACGACCCGCCTGAAAGAAAAGCGAGCCCTCCTGGAACGGGAGTTGAGTCAACTCGGTGTTCCGCTGGAGACCCACGCTCAGCAGATGTTTCTGCAGCGACTGCGGGACAGTCGCGAACCCTTCGGATTCTTCGCCCTGGCGAACACCCTGGGGGGATTTCTGGCGGTCGGCCTCGTGCTGACAAGCGGGTTGTTCCTCGCCGTTCCGAAAGGTCCCCATGCGACATCCCGTCGGATCGGCATCGCCGTCCTGTGGATGCTGCTGGCCTATTGCCTGCTCCTGACGAAGAGTCGAACCGCCTGGGTCGGGGCGTCTGTGTCACTGGGTGGGGTATTTCTCTTCTACGTGTTCCGTAGCGCGAATCGGAAGACGCTGCTCAAGTACGGCACCACGCTCACGGTTGTCCTCGCGATCTTCGTTGCGATCGCCTTCGGTTCAGGCAGTCTTGATAAGCAGGTCGTTTCCGAAGCCGGTAAGTCGTTGCGGTATCGTCTCGACTTCTGGCGGGGTTCACTGGCGATGCTCAGCGAGTCACCCTTGCTCGGAGCAGGCCCCGGAAACTTTCGGCAACACTACCTGGCTCACAAGCTGCCGCGGTCGAGCGAAGAGATTCTCGATCCACACAACCTCTGGCTTGATGCCGCGGCGGGAGGCGGCGTGATCGCGTCTGGAGCAGTCATTGCTCTTTTGATTCTGCTGTTATTGCGTGTGCTACGAGGACCTGCGTCGTTAGAACGTTCTGGTGAAGTGGCGACACCGATCAGTGGCTACGCAGCGTCGGTGGTACTCTGCTCGTCGGTCTTATTATCGAGCATACTCAGTCCGCCCGAATCGGCTCGCTTCCTCGAAGAGACTCTGTTCTGGACGCTGGTCTCGGGATCTCTCGGTTTGCTGTTATGGGCGATGATGCGTGAAACGAAACTGCCGACTTCCGTCTGGCGGTGGGCGGGGCTGGCTCTGTTGATTCATCTGCATGGAGCAGGAGGCTTCTCGATGCCGGTGATCATCCAACTGCTGCTTGTTCTCACGGTCGGCATCGAGCCAATCCGGCAAAGAACCTCGTTCTCCGGACGACGGACGGGACTTGTCCTTCTGGTGACAGGAGGCGGATTGTTTCTGTCGAGTTTGTATCTGGCGGTTCTGCCACGGCTCAGTGAATCTGCGGCGATTGCGGATCTGACGCGATCCCGCAGTCCGGCGGAGACGGTTCGCCGAAGTCAGGAGTGGGCCGAAGCCGACTTCTGGAACCCGCAGCCCTGGCAACAGATTGCAGCGGCGAAGGCTTCTCCGCGTGACGAAGCTCCGAGTCCGCAGGCGTTGAAGGAAGCCCTGGCGGCGACGGATGAGGCGATTGCCCGCGATCCTCTGAGTTATCAACTCCAGTCGGAGCGCGCGGATCTATGGACTCGGCTTTACCAGATCCATGAAGAGGCAGCGACTCTGGAGAAGGCGATCGCGGCCCGCGAAAGAGCGATCGAGATTTATCCTGCGAATTCGGAACTGCAGTTCGAACTCGCCTCCACGCTGTTCGACGCCGGTCGAAACGATGCGGCTGCAGCGGTCGCCAAGCAATCGCTGGACCTCGACCGCATCAATCGCGAGTACGGCCATACGGACCGCTATCTGACCGAGGATCAGCTGGCCATCTTGCAGAAAATCGTGGAGAAGGTCCCAGACAGTCCAACATCATCCGGTGATTGA
- a CDS encoding MraY family glycosyltransferase, which yields MVNLLFTVGCVVPAFLISLIVTRQMIRSAPYLGLVDLPAERKVHAAPTPLGGGVGIVCGVIVPLALANVLVWAITAGYLPDTWLPETVRAHLPGVLYRAPQMWGILTAGLLLSIIGLVDDVKPVSWRLRLGIQFLVAGAVVAAGARATLFVLPDPVAWAVTVFWLVLLINSLNFLDNMDGLTGGISLIAATMFAVIMLTQTSEPRWLVAGMLLVIAGACAGFLVWNWTPAKIFMGDAGSTFLGLMLGCLTVLGTFYDESSSDTHVILAPLCVLAVPLYDFISVMFIRLKRGLSPFHPDKNHFSHRLTDLGLSRKNAVLTIHLCTLTTGLAGLLLYRLPGWGSAWTIILLVVCVLGIIGILETAGRRAARDRSMTDQAETR from the coding sequence TTGGTTAACTTGCTGTTTACTGTCGGGTGCGTCGTTCCGGCCTTTTTGATTTCGCTCATCGTCACACGGCAGATGATCCGTTCGGCTCCGTATCTGGGGCTGGTCGATCTTCCGGCTGAACGGAAGGTGCACGCAGCGCCGACTCCGCTGGGCGGAGGCGTGGGCATCGTCTGCGGCGTGATTGTCCCGCTGGCTCTGGCGAATGTGCTGGTCTGGGCCATCACTGCAGGATACCTGCCGGATACCTGGCTTCCCGAAACGGTCCGGGCTCATCTCCCCGGTGTCCTTTACCGGGCTCCCCAGATGTGGGGCATTCTGACGGCCGGGCTGCTGCTCAGCATCATCGGTCTGGTTGATGACGTGAAACCGGTCTCGTGGCGATTGCGACTAGGCATTCAGTTTCTCGTAGCCGGCGCGGTGGTCGCGGCAGGTGCCCGGGCGACGCTGTTCGTTCTCCCTGATCCAGTGGCCTGGGCCGTAACTGTGTTCTGGCTCGTGCTGTTGATCAACTCGCTGAATTTTCTGGACAATATGGACGGGCTCACCGGGGGAATCAGCCTGATCGCCGCGACGATGTTCGCCGTCATCATGCTGACTCAGACGTCCGAACCTCGCTGGCTGGTCGCGGGAATGCTCCTCGTGATCGCGGGAGCATGTGCTGGTTTTCTGGTCTGGAACTGGACTCCGGCAAAGATTTTCATGGGCGATGCCGGGAGCACATTTCTCGGCCTGATGCTCGGCTGCCTGACGGTGCTCGGCACCTTCTACGATGAAAGCAGCAGTGACACCCATGTTATCCTGGCTCCGCTGTGCGTTCTGGCCGTCCCGTTGTACGATTTCATATCGGTCATGTTTATCCGCCTGAAGCGGGGACTCAGTCCGTTTCATCCGGACAAGAATCACTTTTCGCATCGACTCACCGATCTGGGACTGTCGCGGAAGAACGCCGTTTTGACGATCCACCTGTGTACGCTCACGACCGGACTCGCCGGGCTGCTGCTGTATCGGCTTCCGGGATGGGGATCAGCCTGGACGATTATCCTGCTCGTCGTTTGCGTTCTGGGAATCATCGGAATTCTGGAGACGGCGGGTCGGCGTGCCGCCCGGGATCGATCGATGACCGATCAGGCCGAAACCAGATAG
- a CDS encoding sulfatase family protein, with the protein MHVKFALCALFVLIAAQTAVAADRPNILFIFTDDHASHAISAYGSKINQTPNLDRIANEGMRFDNCFCTNSICGPSRAVILTGKYSHKNGFYQNGNKFDGTQPTFPKMLQTIGYETAVIGKWHLGEHMEPTGFSYSEVLIGQGPYYNPTTLRDPNGDGNRERIKYTGYTTDIITDLGLTWLKEGRDDDQPFMLMLQHKAPHREWCPGPDYLTMYDDVEIPEPDNLFDDYSGRGTAARTQDMTIEKTMTERDLKLVPPPYLNEEQLKVWNEAYEPKNKAFREANLKGKDLVRWKYQRYIKDYLRCIASVDDNVGRVLNYLDESGLAENTIVIYSSDQGFYLGDHGWFDKRFMYEESYRQPLMARWPGKIKPGSVSKELVSNVDFAETFLDVAGLDPTNAMQGASLLPIAEGNTPEDWRKAHYYHYYEFMADRRTAHMVRRHRGVRTDRYKLIHFYNLGEWELYDLEKDPREMKSVYGDSEYANVQKDLKQALARLTEELDVPDDSGSVPKDPPSLNQPVRKRNQKPKQTRAKS; encoded by the coding sequence ATGCATGTCAAATTTGCACTCTGTGCCCTGTTTGTACTCATAGCCGCACAGACGGCGGTCGCCGCAGACCGTCCCAATATCCTCTTCATCTTCACCGACGACCACGCTTCGCACGCCATCAGTGCTTACGGTTCGAAGATCAATCAGACGCCGAACCTCGACCGGATCGCCAACGAGGGGATGCGGTTCGATAACTGTTTTTGCACCAACTCGATCTGCGGTCCGTCGCGGGCAGTGATTCTGACTGGAAAGTACAGCCACAAGAACGGCTTCTATCAGAATGGGAACAAGTTCGACGGCACCCAGCCGACTTTCCCGAAGATGCTGCAGACGATCGGTTACGAGACCGCCGTCATTGGAAAGTGGCACCTCGGGGAGCACATGGAGCCGACCGGATTCAGCTATTCGGAAGTGCTGATCGGACAGGGGCCTTACTACAATCCGACGACGCTCCGGGATCCCAACGGCGACGGGAATCGTGAGCGAATCAAGTACACAGGGTACACGACAGATATCATCACCGATCTCGGTTTGACCTGGCTGAAGGAAGGTCGCGATGACGATCAGCCCTTCATGCTGATGCTGCAGCACAAGGCGCCGCATCGCGAATGGTGCCCGGGGCCGGACTATCTGACGATGTACGACGACGTCGAAATCCCGGAGCCGGACAACCTGTTCGACGACTATTCCGGGCGTGGCACCGCGGCTCGCACCCAGGACATGACCATCGAGAAAACGATGACTGAGCGAGACCTGAAACTGGTGCCGCCGCCTTATCTGAATGAAGAGCAGTTGAAAGTCTGGAACGAAGCCTACGAGCCGAAAAACAAGGCGTTTCGTGAAGCAAACTTGAAGGGCAAGGATCTCGTTCGTTGGAAGTATCAGCGGTACATCAAGGACTATCTTCGTTGTATCGCTTCGGTCGATGACAACGTCGGTCGTGTGCTCAACTATCTCGATGAGTCCGGTCTGGCCGAGAATACGATCGTGATTTACTCGTCCGACCAGGGATTCTACCTCGGCGATCACGGCTGGTTCGACAAGCGATTCATGTACGAAGAGTCGTACCGTCAGCCCCTGATGGCTCGCTGGCCGGGCAAGATCAAGCCGGGAAGCGTGAGCAAAGAGCTGGTTTCCAATGTCGATTTCGCGGAAACGTTTCTCGATGTGGCTGGACTTGATCCGACGAACGCGATGCAGGGAGCGAGCCTGCTGCCAATCGCGGAGGGGAACACTCCGGAAGACTGGCGGAAGGCCCACTATTACCACTACTACGAATTCATGGCCGATCGCCGCACCGCCCACATGGTCCGTCGGCACCGTGGCGTACGCACCGATCGTTACAAGCTCATTCACTTCTACAACCTGGGAGAATGGGAACTGTACGATCTGGAGAAGGATCCGCGCGAGATGAAGAGCGTTTATGGCGATTCCGAGTACGCCAACGTGCAAAAGGATCTTAAGCAGGCCCTGGCTCGTCTGACCGAGGAACTTGATGTTCCCGACGACAGTGGCTCGGTGCCGAAGGATCCGCCCAGTCTCAACCAGCCGGTTCGCAAGCGGAATCAAAAGCCGAAGCAGACCAGGGCGAAGTCGTAA
- a CDS encoding SpoIIE family protein phosphatase, producing the protein MPSLVILQSGKAITHTLPDQDVVIGRLPECDLQLDSNMVSRRHAKISRGPKGLQLEDLGSGNGTFLNGKKIDEAVALVHGDRLKLGPILLRFEDAATAKTQPEVQAIADDDEFDIDVGTEQDTGTIMGTVDNSSGFGLLDVRPEVKLKSIIEISRALAGSPNLETLLPKILDTLFNIFPHADRGCILIRDEATGKMIPRAIKHRHHSGDETVKLSRTIMNAVIEEKKGILSADAATDSRFEASESISNLTIRSMMCVPLLNLEGEPMGIINIDTQNPVSQFRQEDLDLLLAVAGQAALAYESTRLMVSYAEKQKQDNEMRIARNVQQALLPSEFPEVAGYEFYASYEAAQEVGGDYYDIVQLDDDHFFLAFGDVAGKGVPAALVMSRLSSVVRSTVSFTKDACVVMGEINNHMCAKAVEGRFVTFVIILLNVREHTMTVVNAGHMSPMILKPDKTIEELPDETVGIPIGVLEDYPYEVIQRSIEPGEIVTIYTDGVSEAMDPQNELYGMEHLRSFIQSAPSNATDLGKAVLADVKRHAAGRPQNDDITLMSFGRT; encoded by the coding sequence ATGCCCAGTCTGGTCATTCTGCAGAGCGGAAAAGCCATCACTCACACCCTTCCGGATCAGGATGTCGTCATCGGTCGACTTCCGGAATGCGATCTGCAACTCGATTCCAATATGGTTTCGCGGAGACATGCGAAGATCTCTCGCGGGCCGAAAGGACTGCAGCTCGAAGATCTGGGAAGCGGGAACGGCACGTTCCTGAACGGCAAGAAGATCGACGAGGCTGTCGCCCTCGTTCACGGGGATCGGTTGAAACTCGGCCCGATTCTGCTGCGATTTGAAGACGCGGCGACCGCAAAGACTCAGCCGGAAGTCCAGGCCATCGCCGATGACGACGAATTCGATATCGACGTCGGGACCGAACAGGACACCGGCACGATCATGGGCACGGTCGACAACAGCTCGGGATTCGGGCTGCTCGACGTTCGCCCCGAAGTCAAACTCAAGTCGATCATCGAGATCAGCCGGGCGCTGGCAGGCTCTCCCAATCTGGAAACGCTCCTGCCCAAGATTCTCGATACGCTCTTCAACATCTTTCCGCACGCCGACCGCGGTTGCATTCTCATTAGAGACGAAGCGACCGGGAAGATGATTCCCCGCGCGATCAAGCATCGTCACCATTCCGGCGACGAGACAGTCAAACTAAGCCGAACGATCATGAATGCGGTGATCGAAGAGAAGAAGGGGATTCTTTCTGCCGACGCCGCCACCGATTCCCGCTTCGAGGCGAGTGAATCGATCTCCAATCTCACCATCCGGTCGATGATGTGCGTCCCGCTGCTCAACCTGGAAGGGGAGCCGATGGGGATCATCAATATCGACACCCAGAACCCGGTCAGCCAGTTTCGGCAGGAAGATCTCGACTTGCTTCTGGCGGTCGCGGGGCAGGCGGCACTGGCTTATGAGTCGACCCGTCTGATGGTGAGTTACGCGGAGAAACAGAAGCAGGACAACGAGATGCGGATTGCTCGCAACGTGCAGCAGGCTCTGCTGCCCAGCGAGTTTCCCGAGGTCGCCGGCTACGAATTCTATGCCTCGTATGAAGCCGCTCAGGAAGTCGGCGGCGATTACTATGACATCGTTCAACTCGACGATGATCATTTCTTCCTGGCGTTTGGCGATGTCGCCGGGAAAGGCGTTCCGGCGGCTCTGGTCATGTCGCGGCTCTCAAGCGTTGTTCGCAGCACGGTCAGCTTCACCAAAGACGCCTGCGTCGTGATGGGGGAGATCAACAATCACATGTGTGCGAAGGCGGTCGAAGGTCGATTCGTCACCTTTGTGATCATTCTCCTCAACGTCCGCGAACACACGATGACCGTCGTGAATGCCGGTCATATGTCGCCGATGATTCTCAAGCCGGACAAGACAATCGAAGAATTGCCGGACGAGACTGTCGGGATTCCGATCGGCGTGCTGGAAGATTATCCGTACGAGGTCATTCAGCGATCGATCGAGCCGGGCGAGATCGTCACCATTTACACCGACGGCGTCAGCGAAGCGATGGATCCCCAGAATGAACTGTATGGGATGGAGCATCTTCGCTCATTCATTCAGTCGGCTCCATCGAACGCGACGGATCTGGGCAAAGCCGTGCTCGCCGATGTGAAACGTCACGCAGCGGGCCGGCCGCAGAACGATGACATCACGCTGATGTCCTTCGGACGTACCTGA
- a CDS encoding sodium:proton antiporter, translated as MEQAHNTLESQRKLKRQGIFSVLLMICALGAWVGYEVSQPPAAHHGEHPNIEPSITTGEETPATPEDTADAKDEAHVEDHPDHDAHDGTEEGAHSEEHAEGHPDEAHADEHAGEEHAEEHHVPAAYSVLPFVALLLCIAILPLFHKTEHWWESNLHRFLVAAGLGVITLAYYAFIFGHGVHDHIDHTVSDPGIPAAITVLKNALMAEYIPFITLLFSLYVITGGIAIETRLVGKPYVNTALIGLGALLASFVGTTGAAMLLIRPLLAANGKRTHVAHTVIFFIFAVCNTGGCLLPIGDPPLFLGFLRGVDFFWTLNLWREWLFVNIAILIVYFIYDRFMVRKEEAKAFVVEENGNSNFAMYGKINLLWLVGIVACVATLDPSKPFPGTDWHAPMYFREVLMFTLTLLSLVTTPSQIRQKNAFNYAAILEVAALFSGIFVCMQPPVQILNVYGKTLGFDTPMKFFWGTGTLSSFLDNAPTYVVFFETAKTMEPVGNTVAGVSEIFLVAISLGAVFMGAMTYIGNGPNFMVKAIAEKNNIRMPSFFGYMIYSVAVLVPIFLVTTLIFF; from the coding sequence ATGGAACAGGCGCACAATACCCTGGAATCGCAACGAAAACTGAAGAGGCAGGGCATCTTCAGTGTGCTGCTCATGATTTGTGCGTTGGGAGCATGGGTTGGCTACGAAGTGAGCCAGCCTCCCGCTGCTCACCATGGCGAACATCCCAATATTGAGCCTTCGATCACAACTGGCGAGGAAACGCCCGCCACGCCGGAAGATACCGCAGACGCAAAAGACGAAGCGCACGTGGAGGATCATCCCGATCACGACGCCCATGATGGAACCGAAGAAGGGGCTCATAGCGAGGAACATGCGGAAGGCCATCCGGACGAGGCTCATGCGGATGAACATGCCGGCGAGGAGCATGCCGAAGAACACCATGTTCCAGCAGCTTACAGCGTGTTGCCGTTCGTTGCCCTGTTGCTCTGTATTGCCATTCTTCCCCTGTTTCATAAGACCGAGCACTGGTGGGAAAGCAATCTGCACCGGTTTCTGGTGGCTGCAGGGCTGGGGGTAATTACCCTGGCCTACTACGCCTTCATCTTCGGTCACGGCGTGCACGACCACATCGACCATACCGTTTCTGATCCGGGAATCCCTGCTGCGATCACGGTTCTCAAGAATGCCTTGATGGCCGAGTATATTCCGTTCATTACGCTGCTTTTCAGCCTGTATGTGATTACCGGCGGAATCGCCATCGAGACCCGACTGGTTGGCAAGCCGTATGTCAACACCGCGCTGATTGGTCTGGGAGCACTCCTGGCCAGCTTCGTGGGAACGACGGGAGCAGCCATGCTGCTGATTCGTCCGCTGCTGGCCGCTAATGGCAAGCGGACCCATGTCGCTCATACGGTCATCTTCTTCATCTTCGCCGTTTGCAACACAGGCGGTTGCCTCCTGCCGATCGGCGATCCGCCGTTGTTCCTCGGTTTTTTGCGAGGCGTCGATTTCTTCTGGACGCTGAATCTGTGGCGCGAATGGCTGTTCGTCAACATCGCGATCCTGATTGTCTACTTCATCTACGACAGGTTCATGGTCCGCAAGGAAGAGGCCAAAGCGTTTGTCGTCGAGGAAAACGGCAACTCCAACTTTGCAATGTATGGCAAGATCAACCTGCTGTGGCTGGTTGGAATCGTCGCCTGCGTGGCCACGCTCGATCCGTCCAAGCCGTTCCCCGGCACCGACTGGCACGCCCCGATGTATTTTCGAGAAGTGCTAATGTTCACGCTCACGTTGCTCTCGCTGGTGACGACGCCGAGCCAGATTCGTCAGAAGAACGCGTTCAACTACGCGGCAATCCTCGAAGTCGCCGCCCTGTTCTCCGGAATCTTTGTCTGCATGCAGCCTCCGGTTCAGATTCTGAATGTCTACGGAAAGACGCTCGGCTTCGATACGCCGATGAAGTTCTTCTGGGGTACGGGAACGCTGTCCAGCTTCCTCGACAATGCTCCGACCTACGTGGTGTTCTTTGAGACGGCCAAGACCATGGAGCCCGTCGGCAATACCGTGGCCGGAGTTTCCGAGATCTTCCTGGTCGCGATCAGCCTCGGAGCCGTGTTCATGGGAGCGATGACCTACATCGGCAACGGGCCGAACTTCATGGTGAAGGCGATCGCTGAGAAGAATAACATCCGCATGCCGAGCTTCTTCGGGTACATGATCTACAGCGTCGCGGTCCTCGTCCCGATCTTCCTCGTGACGACCCTGATCTTCTTTTAG